In Gouania willdenowi chromosome 15, fGouWil2.1, whole genome shotgun sequence, one DNA window encodes the following:
- the LOC114477189 gene encoding calcium-binding and coiled-coil domain-containing protein 2-like → MSDMENENNAVNQSVITGTDIEHFGNEKLRDLLQSSEARHKEKDAEIEKMKAQLAFYKEKVQVFVDDLLTLSKMNRNHCDEANMKIQTLTEEKHKFMKLNQVHQREMEWEKDQLFSTKTELEKMELEQKTLQKHCQSQNDQITDYKEQNHNLRKQNNSLQKDIKRLCEIEEMFQNTQTEKAILKLKIDDVQRQVVNQNDKITDYKEQNHNLRKQNNSLQKDIKRLCEIEEMFQNTQTEKAILKLENDKVSIKVKYLCVNLDMTEQENNDLKRKLTEAIHINLILKNTITKMKHENDKLKKNVVKCSEKPVSVTTSLTEAHVVNPRP, encoded by the exons ATGTCTGACATGGAGAATGAAAACAATGCTGTTAATCAGTCTGTCATTACGGGGACTGACATCGAGCATTTTGGGAATGAAAAGCTTCGTGATTTGCTCCAAAGCAGCGAAGCAAGACACAAAGAAAAGGATgctgaaattgaaaaaatgaaAGCTCAACTGGCGTTCTATAAAGAGAAAGTCCAAGTATTTGTGGATGATTTGCTGACCTTGTCCAAGATGAATCGGAATCACTGCGACGAAGCCAACATGAAAATTCAAACGCTCACAGAGGAAAAGCACAAATTTATGAAGTTAAACCAAGTTCATCAGAGAGAAATGGAATGGGAGAAAGACCAGTTATTCTCCACAAAAACAGAGCTGGAGAAAATGGAATTAGAACAAAAAACTTTGCAGAAACACTGTCAAAgtcaaaatgaccaa attacggATTACAAGGAGCAGAATCACAACCTGAGAAAGCAAAACAACAGTTTACAGAAAGACATAAAAAGACTCTGTGAGATTGAAGAAATGTTCCAGAATACACAAACGGAAAAAGCAAtattaaaattgaaaattgaTGATGTTCAAAGGCAGGTGGtgaatcaaaatgacaaaattacggATTACAAGGAGCAGAATCACAACCTGAGAAAGCAAAACAACAGTTTACAGAAAGACATAAAAAGACTCTGTGAGATTGAAGAAATGTTCCAGAATACACAAACGGAAAAAGCAATATTAAAATTGGAAAATGATAAGGTTAGTATTAAGGTGAAATATTTATGTGTCAATCTTGATATGACTGAACAAGAAAACAACGACCTGAAAAGAAAACTCACTGAAGCTATACATATAAATTTgatcttaaaaaacacaattaccaAAATGAAACACGAGAATGACAAGTTGaagaaaaatgttgtaaaatGCAGCGAAAAACCGGTGTCTGTCACCACTTCGTTAACAGAAGCGCATGTAGTGAATCCACGCCCATAG